The following are from one region of the Desulfosalsimonas propionicica genome:
- a CDS encoding type I restriction-modification enzyme R subunit C-terminal domain-containing protein, with protein sequence MLEGLAEKGYGTEQLREIGKLIEAENSDFYDILAYIAFARPPVTRAERVETCRTEIFNGYDYPQQEFLNFALDHYVARGVEELDTAKLPQLI encoded by the coding sequence TTGCTCGAAGGCCTGGCGGAAAAAGGCTACGGCACTGAGCAACTGCGCGAGATCGGAAAACTCATCGAGGCTGAAAATTCAGATTTCTATGATATTTTGGCCTATATCGCCTTTGCCCGGCCGCCGGTCACCCGGGCCGAGCGCGTGGAAACATGCCGGACGGAAATCTTTAATGGCTATGATTACCCCCAGCAGGAATTTTTAAACTTTGCCCTGGACCATTACGTGGCGCGCGGTGTGGAAGAACTGGATACCGCCAAGCTGCCGCAGTTAATTTAA
- a CDS encoding phosphate/phosphite/phosphonate ABC transporter substrate-binding protein: MNKSATLLWATICLVLLLSIPASATDVYEFSMLPRYFPKKIHSMIDPLAAHLSDEIGAQVNPVLSNDFGEYENRLKSGEIDIGYENPLVYTKVSEAHEVLAMAIKGEGGDRFRGIIIARPDSGIQAFRDLKHKKIMIVGETSAGGFLSQKLALAENGLEVENDCELEVASDNKQENVIISVSVGDVDAGFIRESALHIADQYIQPGTIKVVAPCAWLPNWAISVNRQLSAEMKSAIRTAMVNLDEDSPVLKAMDVSGFKPAADSEYDIVRQVLSK, from the coding sequence ATGAATAAATCCGCTACCTTGCTTTGGGCGACCATCTGTCTGGTATTGTTGCTTTCCATTCCGGCTTCGGCCACTGATGTTTACGAATTCTCCATGCTGCCAAGGTATTTCCCCAAGAAAATCCATAGCATGATTGATCCGTTGGCCGCCCATCTCTCCGATGAGATCGGTGCGCAGGTCAACCCGGTTCTGAGCAATGATTTCGGTGAATACGAAAATCGCCTGAAAAGCGGCGAAATAGATATCGGATATGAAAACCCTCTCGTCTACACAAAAGTGTCGGAAGCGCATGAAGTCCTGGCCATGGCGATCAAAGGAGAGGGTGGCGACCGGTTCCGGGGTATCATCATCGCGCGCCCCGATAGCGGGATCCAGGCCTTCAGGGATTTGAAACACAAAAAAATTATGATCGTGGGTGAAACGTCGGCTGGCGGATTTTTGTCACAGAAGCTGGCATTGGCCGAGAACGGTCTCGAGGTGGAAAACGACTGCGAACTAGAGGTGGCCTCAGACAACAAACAGGAAAATGTGATCATCTCCGTAAGTGTCGGTGATGTGGACGCCGGATTTATCCGCGAATCGGCCTTGCACATTGCCGATCAATACATCCAGCCCGGAACGATAAAGGTCGTGGCGCCATGCGCCTGGCTGCCGAACTGGGCGATTTCGGTCAATCGCCAATTGTCCGCTGAGATGAAGTCGGCGATCCGAACGGCCATGGTCAATCTGGATGAAGATTCGCCGGTGTTGAAAGCCATGGATGTGAGCGGTTTTAAACCGGCCGCAGACAGCGAGTACGACATCGTCCGGCAGGTATTGTCGAAGTGA
- a CDS encoding phosphate/phosphite/phosphonate ABC transporter substrate-binding protein, translating into MKLHHAMLMLLLLVVPTANYAGEAYQLSMLPRYSSEEINQRINPLADYLTQKTGVQIEAVITSDFSQYEKRLKSGAIQMGYENPYIYTLVSDTHEVLAMAEKGKDRDKFRGIVIARQDSGISKLEDLRGKTISIVGLTSAGGYLSQKLSLSRVGIDVEKECTISEAMDNKQENVLLSVYTGEAEAGFIRESALHKADNYLPTAQIKVVAVNAWLPNWAFSVDKSLPEDLKCDIQAALLELDPAHPVIKALKIDRFRPARDSEYDEVRRASGMNPKTES; encoded by the coding sequence ATGAAGCTACACCACGCGATGTTGATGCTTCTGCTACTTGTGGTTCCGACGGCGAACTATGCCGGAGAAGCCTACCAACTGTCGATGCTGCCCCGTTACTCCTCCGAGGAGATCAACCAACGGATTAATCCCCTGGCCGATTATCTGACACAAAAAACCGGGGTTCAAATCGAGGCGGTCATTACCAGTGATTTTTCCCAATATGAAAAGCGCCTTAAAAGCGGCGCCATCCAGATGGGCTATGAAAATCCCTACATCTACACCCTTGTTTCAGATACCCATGAAGTATTGGCCATGGCAGAAAAAGGAAAGGACCGGGATAAATTTCGAGGAATCGTTATTGCACGACAGGACAGCGGCATTTCAAAACTGGAAGACCTGCGGGGCAAGACCATCAGTATCGTCGGCTTGACCTCGGCAGGCGGGTATCTGTCGCAGAAATTGTCGCTGTCAAGGGTCGGCATCGATGTTGAAAAGGAGTGCACGATCTCGGAGGCGATGGACAACAAGCAGGAGAATGTCCTTCTGTCAGTCTATACCGGCGAGGCGGAGGCCGGATTTATCCGTGAATCCGCCCTTCATAAGGCCGACAACTACCTCCCGACCGCCCAGATTAAGGTGGTGGCGGTAAATGCGTGGCTGCCCAACTGGGCATTTTCGGTTGATAAAAGCCTTCCGGAAGATCTCAAGTGCGACATCCAGGCCGCCCTATTGGAACTAGATCCCGCGCATCCGGTCATCAAGGCATTGAAAATCGATCGTTTCAGGCCTGCCAGGGACAGTGAATACGACGAGGTACGACGCGCCTCGGGGATGAATCCAAAAACCGAATCATAG
- a CDS encoding HAMP domain-containing protein: protein MAKGDRNMVIICEECGKRYKIDEEKLVKARTLFNCPNCKSAIEVLKPKQNVETIEPEQVSGDMLKDNSAAHGSFQTVGRNDTSEPQRPKPEWKTDPSSISAKSKSNGFTIGKKLLLVFIAFIVLAGSILTLVYMKFVPSLMHDQIDLRTYSISRSFSAAIHQPLLIKNYLRVNKTAETNAALPGVAYVSVLNKRGVVVAGILGDQDRFAPDFIERVKTSGFPKEISTQNRIPSGQRESATDFSVGGQEIHDVAVMIGDTGGEAHVGLFTADVDQAVRQSLVPLLIFLLVIAFLGGLCFLMVARTISRPIHLLSQAAEKISLGEIDMPIEVKGGGEISDLAASLERMRFSIKAAMKRLRRN from the coding sequence ATGGCGAAGGGAGACCGCAACATGGTCATTATTTGCGAGGAGTGTGGCAAGCGGTACAAAATTGACGAAGAGAAACTCGTCAAGGCGCGTACGTTGTTCAACTGCCCGAACTGCAAAAGTGCGATAGAGGTCCTCAAACCCAAACAAAATGTCGAAACCATCGAGCCCGAGCAGGTTTCGGGCGATATGTTGAAAGACAATAGTGCGGCCCACGGATCATTTCAAACCGTGGGCCGCAACGACACTTCAGAACCGCAGAGGCCCAAACCGGAATGGAAGACGGATCCGTCTTCCATTTCCGCGAAATCAAAATCCAATGGATTCACGATCGGGAAGAAACTGCTTTTGGTGTTTATAGCGTTTATTGTGCTTGCCGGATCCATTCTCACCTTGGTTTACATGAAGTTCGTACCCTCCCTTATGCATGATCAGATTGATTTGCGAACATATTCCATTTCACGCTCTTTCAGTGCCGCAATCCACCAGCCGCTGCTCATCAAAAACTATCTTCGCGTCAACAAGACCGCCGAGACCAATGCCGCGCTTCCCGGCGTGGCCTACGTGTCGGTCCTCAATAAACGAGGCGTTGTTGTCGCCGGTATTCTCGGCGACCAGGATCGGTTCGCACCGGATTTTATCGAGCGTGTCAAAACAAGCGGCTTTCCCAAGGAGATCTCGACCCAGAATCGAATACCAAGTGGGCAGCGAGAAAGCGCAACGGATTTCAGTGTGGGGGGACAGGAAATACACGATGTTGCCGTCATGATAGGCGATACCGGCGGCGAAGCACATGTCGGCTTGTTTACTGCAGACGTTGATCAGGCGGTTCGGCAGAGCCTCGTTCCTTTACTGATTTTTTTGCTGGTGATTGCATTTTTGGGGGGACTCTGTTTCCTGATGGTTGCCCGAACCATATCCAGGCCGATCCATTTGCTGTCGCAGGCGGCCGAAAAAATCAGCCTTGGAGAGATCGATATGCCCATCGAGGTCAAGGGCGGCGGAGAGATAAGCGATCTGGCAGCCTCGCTGGAACGCATGCGTTTTTCGATAAAAGCCGCCATGAAGCGCCTTCGGCGCAATTAA